In Daucus carota subsp. sativus chromosome 4, DH1 v3.0, whole genome shotgun sequence, one DNA window encodes the following:
- the LOC108219345 gene encoding acyl-coenzyme A oxidase 4, peroxisomal, with amino-acid sequence MPAKSSKYQDDQSKDARSSYFNKPALDVSIAFPQATPASIFPPAVSDYYHFNDLLTPEEQAIRIKVRECMEKEVAPIMTKYWEKAEFPFEVVPKLGALCIAGGTIKGFDCPGLSITGSAIATAEVARVDASCSTFILVHSSLAMLTIGMCGSSAQKEKYLPSLAKLKTIGCWALTEPDYGSDASSLKTTATKVEGGWILEGQKRWIGNSTFADILVIFARNTSTNQINGFLVMKDAPGLQATKIENKIGLRMVQNGDILLRKVFVPDEDRLPGVDSFQDTNKVLAVSRVMVAWQPIGIAMGVYDMCHRYLNERKQFGAPLAAFQINQQKLVHMLGNVQAMVLIGWRLCKLYEAGKMTIGQAGLGKSWITVKAREVVSLGRELLGGNGILADFLVAKAFCDLEPIYTYEGTYEINSLVTGREITGIASFKPAVSRSRM; translated from the exons ATGCCTGCTAAGTCATCAAAATATCAAG ATGATCAGTCTAAGGATGCACGGTCATCCTATTTTAATAAGCCAGCTTTGGATGTTTCTATTGCATTTCCGCAAGCCACACCAGCATCCATCTTTCCTCCTGCTG TTTCTGACTACTACCACTTCAACGATCTTTTGACTCCCGAGGAACAAGCCATTAGAATAAAAGTCAGAGAGTGCATGGAGAAAGAAGTTGCTCCAATAATGACCAAG TACTGGGAGAAGGCAGAATTCCCATTTGAAGTTGTCCCAAAACTTGGTGCACTATGTATTGCTGGAGGAACAATCAAG gGCTTTGATTGTCCAGGTCTTTCCATTACTGGAAGTGCTATAGCAACAGCAGAAGTGGCAAGAGTTGACGCAAGTTGCTCAACTTTTATCTTAGTGCATTCTTCTTTAGCAATGCTCACTATTG GAATGTGTGGATCATCAGCACAAAAGGAGAAATATTTGCCCTCACTAGCCAAACTAAAAACAATAGGCTGTTGG GCTTTAACTGAACCAGACTATGGGAGTGATGCAAGCTCCTTAAAAACAACCGCCACAAAG GTTGAAGGTGGTTGGATTCTTGAAGGCCAAAAGCGATGGATAGGAAATAGCACTTTTGCAGATATTCTGGTTATTTTTGCCAGGAACACATCTACCAACCAGATTAATGG TTTTTTGGTGATGAAGGATGCTCCTGGGCTTCAAGCTactaaaattgaaaacaaaattgGTCTGCGAATGGTTCAAAATGGAGATATTCTCTTAAGAAAAGTTTTTGTCCCTGATGAAGACAGATTACCTGGTGTCGATTCTTTTCAGGACACAAACAAG GTACTTGCTGTTTCACGAGTAATGGTTGCCTGGCAACCTATTGGAATCGCAATGGGTGTCTATGATATGTGCCATAG GTACTTGAACGAGAGGAAGCAATTTGGAGCTCCATTGGCAGCTTTCCAAATAAACCAACAGAAACTAGTACACATGTTGGGTAATGTTCAAGCAATGGTCCTTATTGGTTGGCGCCTTTGCAAGCTGTATGAGGCAGGGAAAATGACTATTGGACAGGCTGGTTTGGGAAAG TCATGGATTACTGTGAAGGCAAGGGAGGTGGTTTCCCTTGGAAGAGAATTACTTGGCGGCAATGGGATCTTGGCCGACTTTCTAGTTGCAAAG GCATTCTGTGACTTGGAACCTATCTATACGTACGAAGGCACATATGAAATCAACTCCTTGGTCACAGGTAGAGAAATCACCGGCATTGCTAGTTTCAAGCCAGCTGTATCACGTAGCCGCatgtaa
- the LOC108218208 gene encoding transcription factor GTE7 — translation MYASRPYTSSLPPHAKRMKKCTTSKPLNPIAHLPNAQHHDQLLDLESFSETDLKELKHRFLADVARIRSVVKQIQSRQDQFTKKRAAPVTPDRQNNNNVNNKRQCIRNTAELNSPESRRVEAAMMRKCGVILERLMKHRHGWVFNKPVDVVALRLPDYYEVVKRPMDLGTVKSKLDKRVYRTPLEFARDVRLTLDNAMLYNSKGEDVYNMAADLRGAFDKLFDWAYEKYKVEREGVIVENRRIERPCRKLVVKKREVKVDPETRKEIEIEKLGLVLEGLAGECLDEILGIVAKRNPGMRVPDGEGKIELDVHALDRETVWDLHRFAMLKSKAGQKAQNQNQKAV, via the coding sequence ATGTACGCATCTAGACCCTACACGTCATCCCTCCCACCCCACGCCAAACGCATGAAGAAGTGCACAACCTCCAAACCCTTAAACCCTATTGCTCATCTCCCCAATGCGCAACACCACGATCAACTCCTCGATCTCGAATCGTTCTCCGAAACCGACTTGAAGGAACTCAAGCACAGGTTCCTCGCCGACGTGGCACGCATTCGCAGCGTCGTCAAGCAAATCCAGTCACGTCAAGACCAGTTCACCAAGAAGCGTGCCGCGCCGGTCACTCCCGATCGACAAAACaataataatgttaataataaGCGTCAATGCATTAGGAACACGGCGGAGTTGAATTCGCCGGAGAGTCGGAGAGTGGAGGCGGCGATGATGAGGAAGTGCGGTGTTATATTGGAGAGGCTGATGAAGCACCGGCACGGCTGGGTGTTTAACAAGCCGGTGGACGTGGTGGCGTTGAGGCTGCCGGATTATTACGAGGTTGTGAAGCGTCCGATGGATCTCGGCACTGTGAAATCGAAGCTCGATAAGCGCGTTTATCGCACGCCGCTTGAGTTCGCGCGAGATGTTCGCCTGACTTTGGATAATGCGATGTTGTATAATTCGAAAGGAGAGGATGTTTATAATATGGCTGCTGATTTGCGCGGTGCTTTTGATAAGTTGTTTGATTGGGCGTATGAGAAGTATAAGGTTGAGCGGGAGGGCGTGATTGTCGAAAACCGGAGGATTGAGAGGCCTTGTAGAAAATTGGTGGTGAAGAAGAGGGAGGTGAAGGTTGATCCGGAGACGAGGAAAGAAATTGAGATTGAGAAGTTAGGGTTGGTGTTGGAAGGCTTGGCTGGggagtgtttggatgagattttggGGATTGTGGCAAAGCGGAATCCTGGAATGAGGGTGCCTGATGGAGAGGGGAAAATTGAGCTTGATGTTCATGCTCTTGACAGGGAGACGGTTTGGGATTTGCATAGGTTTGCGATGCTCAAGTCAAAGGCCGGACAGAAGGCACAGAACCAGAACCAGAAGGCTGTATAA
- the LOC108216242 gene encoding protein SCO1 homolog 1, mitochondrial, translating into MATTMSRKLHSFRYICRSLYHHQHTAPSLRRLHGLPSLRPQSPQPFQPDKFVGRIGVQSVSVALHRQLCTSAAAPTANTTGKQVDEEKGSGDGGTGSGDSNQSSGQQAKFFRGSPVSWLSFLLLILTGAGIVFYYDNEKKRHIQVINDNSNAVKQGPSAGQAAIGGPFNLVNHDGKSVTEKDFLGKWTIVYFGFTHCPDICPDELQKLAAAIDKIKKKVGLEIVPLFISVDPERDNVEQVREYVKEFHPNLIGLTGSPDEVKKAARAYRVYYMKTEEEDSDYLVDHSIIMYLMDPNMQFVKFYGKNHDVDSLTDGVIQEIHQYIKARAQ; encoded by the exons ATGGCAACTACAATGTCACGCAAACTCCACAGCTTCCGCTATATATGTCGCTCTCTGTATCATCACCAACACACCGCCCCTTCACTCCGTCGCTTACATGGACTCCCCTCACTACGCCCCCAATCACCACAGCCATTTCAGCCG GACAAATTTGTTGGTAGAATTGGAGTACAATCAGTTTCAGTAGCTTTACATAGGCAGTTGTGCACCAGTGCTGCTGCACCTACTGCTAATACTACTGGAAAGCAAGTTGATGAAGAGAAAGGGAGTGGAGACGGTGGAACAGGGTCTGGTGATTCGAACCAGTCGTCGGGACAGCAGGCGAAATTTTTTCGAGGCTCA CCTGTTTCTTGGTTGAGCTTTCTTTTGCTGATTCTAACAGGAGCAGGAATTGTCTTTTACTATGATAATGAGAAGAAACGCCACATTCAAG TAATCAATGACAACTCAAATGCTGTAAAACAAGGACCTTCTGCGGGTCAAGCAGCTATTGGGGGTCCTTTCAACCTTGTCAACCATGATGGAAAATCCGTAACTGAAAAGGACTTTTTGGGGAAATGGACCATAGTATATTTTGGCTTCACTCATTGCCCTGACATTTGCCCTGATGAGCTACAGAAACTAGCTGCTGCAATTGACAAAATTA AGAAAAAGGTAGGACTTGAGATTGTACCTTTGTTCATTTCAGTTGATCCTGAAAGAGATAATGTTGAACAAGTCCGTGAATACGTCAAAG AGTTCCATCCGAATTTGATTGGGCTGACGGGTAGCCCTGACGAGGTAAAGAAGGCTGCTCGTGCATATCGAGTATACTACATGAAAACGGAAGAGGAAGATTCAGATTATCTTGTCGACCACTCCATAATCAT GTACTTGATGGACCCAAATATGCAGTTTGTCAAATTTTATGGTAAGAATCATGATGTGGACTCCCTTACCGACGGCGTAATCCAGGAAATACATCAGTATATAAAAGCAAGAGCACAGTAG